TCTGGTGGCGGAGCACGGAGCACCGGATGCCGTCGTCGCGCGTCTCGTCGCCGCGATCGAACGGGCGAGCTACGCCCGGGACAGCACGGGCGTCACCGGAGCGGCGACACTCGCGGAGGATGCCGAGGCGGTGCGCACCGCACTGCTGTCCGAGCTGTCGGCCGGCGCCCGGGCCGCCGCGGTGCTCCTGCCGCGATCGCTCGTGGTGCGGCCCGGCTCCGCCTTCGCCGGCTCCTCGGCGACACCGGCGAGCTGACGGCCCGACCGGCGAGCGGTGGCTCGCGGGTCGGGCCGCTCGGGTTGCGTGGGTGTCTCGCTCAGCGGTGGCGGTAGGACTGGCCCGCCTGGCCGAACACCTGCATGCGGTCGGCGACGATGCGCTGCATCGCCTCACGCCCGGGCTTGCCGTACAGCGCGGGGTCGACGCCGATGCCGTCGGCGTCGAGGTAGGTGCGCACCGCGGCGCTGTGGGCCATGTGGGAGTCCATGCCCTGGTTGATCTTGCGGATCCCGAGTTTCGTCGAGCGCGCCTTCTCGCTCTCGGGAACGCCCCACGACTCGGGGAGCTTGCCGCCGTGCGCGTTGATCGTCTCGCGCAGATCGGCCGGGAGCGAGGACGACCCGTGCATGACGAGGTGGGTGTCGGGGATGCGCGCGGCGATCTCCTCGATGAGGTCCATGCGCAGCACGGTGCCGTCGGGCGGGCTCGTGAACTTGTACGCGCCGTGCGAGGTGCCGATGGCGACCGCGAGGGCGTCGACGCCCGTCTCGGCGACGAACCGTGCCGCCTCGTCGGGGTCGGCGAGGATGATCTCCTTGCTGCTCGCGCCGCCGTCCTCCGATCCGCCGATCGTGCCGAGCTCGCCTTCGACGGAAACACCGCGCGCGTGAGCGTACTCGACGACGCGGCGCGTGACCTCGACGTTCTCCTCGAAGGTCGCCGGGGTGACGTGGTCGTCCCGCATGCTGCCGTCGATCATGACGCTCGTGAAGCCTGCGCCGATCGCCCGCACGCAGTCGTCGTAGGAGGCGCCGTGGTCGAGGTGGAGCACGACCGGCACGTCGGGGTAATTGCCGATGAGGTTCACGAGCGCCTGCCAGAAGAGCTCGTCGCGACCGTGCACCGAGGCTCCGGCGATCGTCTGCACGATCACCGGGGAGTCGGTGGCCGCGGCGGCGTCGAGCACCGCTTCGGCCTGGGCGAGATCGGTCACGTTGAAGGCTCCGACACCGTAGCTTCCTGCGCGTGCGGCATCCAGCGCCGCCCTGAGAGTGATGAGAGCCAAGAGCT
This genomic window from Candidatus Microbacterium phytovorans contains:
- a CDS encoding ketose-bisphosphate aldolase; the protein is MALITLRAALDAARAGSYGVGAFNVTDLAQAEAVLDAAAATDSPVIVQTIAGASVHGRDELFWQALVNLIGNYPDVPVVLHLDHGASYDDCVRAIGAGFTSVMIDGSMRDDHVTPATFEENVEVTRRVVEYAHARGVSVEGELGTIGGSEDGGASSKEIILADPDEAARFVAETGVDALAVAIGTSHGAYKFTSPPDGTVLRMDLIEEIAARIPDTHLVMHGSSSLPADLRETINAHGGKLPESWGVPESEKARSTKLGIRKINQGMDSHMAHSAAVRTYLDADGIGVDPALYGKPGREAMQRIVADRMQVFGQAGQSYRHR